A region from the Parabacteroides sp. FAFU027 genome encodes:
- a CDS encoding DUF4375 domain-containing protein: protein MELLDFQEQWKQLVDKAVSDFNALSKDERVWFTIEALIGDVDNGGIISHYYNNGATYNAETIEDLESLGFPDLSTLLKRINNYFPKGIVPADIDERNDIIETFSVEEFDVLLSEFDNIFYDREEALEKRLVEHILTTLA from the coding sequence ATGGAGCTTTTGGATTTTCAAGAACAATGGAAACAATTAGTTGATAAAGCAGTTTCAGATTTTAACGCATTATCAAAAGACGAGAGGGTCTGGTTTACAATTGAAGCCTTAATCGGTGATGTGGATAATGGTGGAATAATTAGTCATTACTATAATAATGGAGCAACATATAATGCAGAGACTATAGAAGATTTAGAGTCACTCGGTTTTCCAGATTTATCTACGTTACTAAAAAGGATAAATAATTATTTTCCAAAAGGAATTGTACCAGCTGATATTGATGAAAGAAATGATATTATTGAAACATTTTCAGTAGAGGAATTTGATGTTTTGTTGAGTGAATTCGATAATATATTTTATGATAGGGAAGAGGCATTAGAAAAAAGACTTGTTGAACATATATTGACAACTTTGGCGTGA
- a CDS encoding nucleotidyltransferase domain-containing protein, whose protein sequence is MGEYNKELLQEIKRLILEKDATAKIYLYGSRARGTAREDSDWDILILLNRDKITSEVEHEITDPLYDLEFETGEVISPMIYSEKEWFTKYSVTPFYHNVMKEGGLL, encoded by the coding sequence ATGGGAGAATACAATAAAGAATTATTGCAGGAGATAAAACGGTTGATTCTGGAAAAGGATGCAACGGCCAAGATTTATCTTTATGGCTCAAGAGCCAGGGGGACGGCACGAGAGGATTCGGACTGGGATATTCTCATATTGTTGAATCGAGATAAGATAACCTCAGAGGTGGAACATGAAATCACTGATCCTCTCTATGACCTGGAGTTTGAAACCGGAGAAGTAATCAGTCCGATGATATATTCTGAGAAAGAATGGTTTACTAAATACAGCGTTACCCCATTTTATCACAATGTCATGAAAGAAGGGGGCTTGTTATGA
- a CDS encoding tRNA dihydrouridine synthase has protein sequence MNQTQQIYLAPIQGLFNYHFRKILSRQTTGFDKYFTPFVKTHGLDQYEARDFREIKESIGSPVNTIPQVMGNNPELLVSLCQRIHEMGFNEINLNMGCPYPMLATKKMGAGILPFPEMIDGILEAIFSKLNIAFSVKMRLGMEEQADVEKIIPVLNRYPLHEVIIHPRIGKQMYKGEVNLDAFEQCLAQVKAPLVYNGDIVNVEDFSVMQQRFPTINTWMLGRGVAINPFLAEMIVSQKPFDRDRFAVFHQELLGEYASSYTGGEMQTILKMTEHWAYFIQNFPGMEKKYKAIKKCKRIDQLEVVAREIIWD, from the coding sequence ATGAATCAGACTCAACAGATCTATCTCGCGCCCATACAGGGCCTCTTTAATTACCATTTCCGTAAAATATTATCCCGACAAACCACCGGTTTTGATAAGTACTTTACTCCATTTGTCAAGACTCACGGGTTGGATCAGTATGAAGCCCGTGATTTTCGGGAGATTAAGGAAAGCATCGGCAGTCCGGTTAATACCATTCCGCAAGTAATGGGAAATAATCCGGAATTGCTGGTTTCCCTTTGCCAACGTATTCACGAGATGGGATTTAATGAAATAAACCTCAATATGGGATGCCCGTATCCTATGTTGGCAACAAAAAAAATGGGCGCAGGCATTTTGCCGTTCCCGGAGATGATTGATGGCATCCTGGAGGCAATCTTTTCCAAACTCAATATTGCTTTTTCGGTAAAAATGCGTTTGGGTATGGAGGAGCAGGCCGATGTGGAGAAGATCATTCCGGTATTGAACAGATATCCGCTGCATGAAGTGATTATTCATCCGCGTATCGGAAAGCAGATGTACAAGGGAGAGGTCAATCTGGATGCTTTTGAGCAATGTCTCGCGCAAGTGAAAGCGCCGTTGGTCTATAATGGCGATATCGTAAATGTGGAAGATTTCTCAGTGATGCAGCAACGTTTCCCGACGATAAATACCTGGATGTTGGGGAGAGGAGTGGCGATCAATCCTTTTCTGGCAGAAATGATTGTTTCACAAAAGCCGTTTGACCGTGACCGTTTTGCTGTGTTTCATCAGGAGCTTCTGGGGGAATATGCCTCTTCTTATACAGGAGGGGAGATGCAGACTATTCTGAAAATGACAGAGCATTGGGCTTATTTTATTCAGAACTTTCCCGGAATGGAGAAGAAATACAAGGCAATAAAGAAATGTAAGCGTATTGATCAACTGGAAGTCGTGGCACGGGAGATTATCTGGGACTGA
- a CDS encoding PQQ-like beta-propeller repeat protein: protein MKKLLIGLLLIATTPMLRAQEEQPDFQSEEIVAGRNLITGESIKGTKYIFQKNISDYDIDSTANLMTIKISKGWISSVGYDSKFMVYDTRKKTIIWTKKYNSMNDDIVPNNGTIIYWKKNKAHKLDLETGEEKLELKYRLYLSDFKNNVGLGYPSQALSWLLPVNPTPDLKGINLNTGEKIWERNLPRYYGWYNIRFDSDSTLFIVSEGLHYINILNGKGWDITDPSTATYNAHNINSPVFIDSLQYYWASRDKLWCFNKKGEIQWSSPLNPDLTSSSFIYKKDSAILLINCGVVRGMYNYSIPYGKPYIAKISTNGNQENFILLSKKKEPLEGFIFDKDTLLVCFPKKLIKYNLKDFSVIREKEFKFKSDEKFEMFIGSRVYKQKADQSFVSLTVSDSTNLYLLNKGDNIVAYDYDFNQVSSQKRSDFFILVYQDKNYRIIKNNDKSIVIDKEGKSIAEINLGKIVQIFNNALYQVDKNILSVVDLNAILNDKKTEKK from the coding sequence ATGAAGAAATTACTGATTGGCTTATTACTAATAGCTACGACGCCCATGCTTAGGGCGCAGGAAGAACAGCCCGATTTTCAATCCGAAGAAATTGTGGCAGGTAGAAACCTGATTACCGGAGAAAGCATCAAGGGAACAAAGTATATATTCCAGAAAAATATTTCTGATTACGATATTGACAGCACCGCCAACCTGATGACAATAAAAATCAGCAAAGGCTGGATATCATCAGTTGGCTATGACAGTAAATTTATGGTTTACGATACACGGAAAAAGACAATCATCTGGACTAAAAAGTACAATTCTATGAACGATGATATCGTTCCTAATAATGGTACAATAATTTATTGGAAGAAAAACAAAGCGCATAAACTCGATCTGGAAACCGGAGAGGAAAAATTGGAATTAAAATACAGGCTGTATCTATCCGATTTCAAGAACAACGTTGGATTAGGCTATCCGAGCCAGGCGCTTAGCTGGCTCCTCCCAGTTAATCCGACACCTGATCTTAAAGGCATTAACCTCAATACAGGTGAAAAAATATGGGAAAGAAATTTGCCCCGCTATTATGGATGGTATAATATCCGTTTTGATTCCGACTCAACCCTTTTTATAGTATCGGAAGGACTCCATTATATCAATATTTTGAACGGAAAAGGTTGGGATATAACCGATCCGAGCACAGCAACTTATAATGCCCACAACATAAATTCGCCGGTGTTTATTGATTCTCTTCAATATTACTGGGCATCCCGCGACAAGCTATGGTGTTTCAACAAAAAGGGAGAAATCCAATGGTCATCTCCGCTCAATCCTGATCTGACAAGTTCTTCTTTCATTTACAAAAAGGATTCGGCCATTTTACTTATCAATTGTGGAGTGGTACGCGGAATGTATAATTATTCCATCCCTTATGGAAAACCTTATATAGCTAAGATTTCTACCAATGGTAATCAGGAGAATTTCATATTACTGAGCAAAAAGAAAGAACCGTTGGAAGGATTCATCTTTGATAAAGACACTCTGTTGGTCTGTTTTCCAAAGAAACTGATCAAATACAACCTGAAGGATTTTTCAGTCATCAGGGAAAAGGAATTTAAATTCAAATCAGATGAAAAGTTTGAAATGTTCATCGGCTCCCGGGTGTACAAACAAAAAGCCGATCAATCGTTTGTCAGCCTGACTGTATCGGATAGCACCAACCTTTATCTGCTCAATAAAGGAGACAACATCGTAGCCTACGATTATGACTTCAATCAGGTTTCCTCTCAAAAACGGAGTGATTTTTTCATTCTGGTTTACCAGGACAAAAACTATCGAATCATAAAAAACAATGACAAGAGCATCGTCATTGATAAGGAAGGGAAAAGTATCGCTGAAATAAATCTGGGTAAGATCGTTCAAATATTCAACAACGCCCTCTATCAGGTAGATAAAAATATATTGTCAGTTGTGGATCTGAATGCTATCTTAAATGACAAAAAGACTGAGAAAAAATAG
- a CDS encoding DUF6261 family protein gives MEFVSFSPLHVNNLTIEGIYSLNKSTIELAKPVSAVIGPIAAAALSLLETNQQALGLSMNQAQKSALSSLIKGLDKSRDGELGEIKGIVRTYIRSADATKKSAASTLHLFLTPYKGVASQPINIETGSISEMVDKYKRTPELVAAATTLGVSAQFANLETKNNELNDVYHTRTADYAAHDTSASDVKPAAIAAYSQFCTAIEQAHHFTSSDTLTALFNKMDELRKKYHALEGKKGDASSDAAGDN, from the coding sequence ATGGAATTTGTATCATTTTCACCGCTTCATGTCAACAACCTGACGATTGAAGGAATCTATTCGTTGAATAAATCGACGATCGAACTTGCAAAACCGGTTTCAGCAGTAATAGGGCCGATAGCTGCGGCAGCCCTTTCCCTGCTCGAAACCAACCAACAGGCCCTCGGCCTTAGTATGAACCAGGCGCAGAAAAGCGCACTTTCATCCCTGATCAAAGGATTGGATAAATCCCGCGATGGCGAATTGGGTGAAATCAAAGGCATCGTCCGGACCTATATCCGCAGTGCGGATGCAACGAAAAAGTCTGCCGCCTCCACGCTCCACCTTTTCCTGACTCCCTACAAAGGAGTAGCTTCCCAGCCGATCAACATTGAGACTGGCTCAATCTCCGAAATGGTAGATAAATACAAAAGAACTCCGGAGCTTGTTGCTGCCGCAACCACGCTCGGTGTCAGCGCCCAGTTCGCAAATCTGGAGACGAAAAACAACGAACTGAATGACGTTTACCACACTCGTACTGCTGATTATGCTGCACACGATACCTCTGCCAGTGATGTAAAACCGGCTGCTATTGCCGCCTATTCGCAATTCTGTACCGCTATCGAGCAGGCTCATCACTTTACGTCAAGCGACACCCTCACTGCTCTTTTCAATAAAATGGATGAGCTTCGCAAGAAGTATCATGCGTTGGAAGGGAAAAAGGGAGATGCGAGTAGTGATGCTGCGGGAGATAATTAA
- a CDS encoding phosphoenolpyruvate carboxylase — MKEPLSDKIQLKREIEGDSLQKIREDLHALISYFEQVLVDLKEGEVAKILHLLEESQQENLDSTSDIPDEKLVQALSILFQLMNLVEENSSVQNRRKIENRVGADAIRGSWGETFEKWKKQGISEDQIAALLPTLRVMPVLTAHPTEAKRISILELHRELYLLLVRKENIIWTMMEKDTIDDSIKAILERWWRSGEVYLEKPTISSERNNVMHYFSKVFPEALKISDKRLKFTWKSYGFNPKKLILPEHYPVIDFGSWVGGDRDGHPYVTAEVTKTTLMEHRREALQLIKKQLLDLAAHFSFSEAKNYVPPILEMTIEELEQYFGDAGKKAIARNPREPWRQFINLMLLKLEHTINGDGHADWMYYRTAADLQKDLRLMRITLTEIGGAHVVEEWLFPLERQVQCFGFHLAKLDIRQNSDFHNKALEQMLKKAAFPDANFTEWDEEKKVAFISEELKSNRPFVVKGEPLENEAEQVLACFRVLKDHIDLYGHEGIGSLIVSMTRGLSDLLIVYLFMREVGMLNVPLQVVPLFETIEDLKESERILDAFLSHPMTLKYKKQMAPMQEVMLGYSDSNKDGGILASRWNIFEAEKNLTHMAEKHGIQLRFFHGIGGTISRGGGKYHRFLESMPPESVSGELKLTVQGEAIAQQFANLLNATFNLEMLLSGTALQAGEKRFKNAEPEFPLKAFEQLAEISLTHYQKLINHPHFLKFFSEATPIDVLEQSKIGSRPARRTGKRSLADLRAIPWVFSWNQSRFKLTAWYGVGTGLKLLQEQHPELFNQLKEFAQKWAFLHYTLIQVETNLLNSDPEIMQEYATLVTDEEVRNELMEMILSEYKESTRQVGDLLGGNTESRRTSLLENANRRKKALDTLHQLQISKLKEWRAIKGTSPEKSEYLLTLLLVITTAISGGLKSTG; from the coding sequence ATGAAAGAACCATTATCTGACAAAATTCAACTCAAAAGAGAGATTGAAGGCGACAGCCTGCAAAAAATCAGGGAAGACCTCCATGCTCTGATTTCATACTTCGAGCAGGTACTCGTCGATTTGAAAGAGGGAGAGGTTGCGAAGATTCTACATCTGCTGGAAGAGTCTCAGCAAGAGAATCTCGATTCTACCTCTGACATACCCGACGAGAAACTGGTACAGGCATTAAGTATCCTCTTCCAGCTGATGAATCTGGTGGAAGAAAACTCTTCCGTACAAAATCGAAGAAAAATTGAAAACCGCGTTGGAGCCGATGCTATCCGCGGTTCCTGGGGGGAGACTTTCGAAAAATGGAAAAAGCAGGGCATAAGTGAAGACCAGATTGCGGCATTATTGCCTACCCTGCGCGTCATGCCGGTGCTCACAGCCCACCCGACCGAAGCTAAACGCATCTCTATCCTCGAACTTCACCGCGAACTTTACCTCTTGCTCGTTCGTAAGGAAAATATCATCTGGACGATGATGGAAAAAGATACCATCGATGACAGCATCAAGGCTATTCTGGAGCGTTGGTGGCGAAGTGGAGAAGTGTATCTGGAAAAACCGACCATCAGTTCGGAACGTAACAACGTGATGCACTACTTCAGCAAAGTATTTCCCGAAGCGCTCAAGATCAGTGATAAGAGATTGAAATTCACCTGGAAGTCTTATGGTTTCAATCCGAAGAAACTCATTCTTCCCGAACATTATCCGGTTATAGACTTTGGCAGCTGGGTAGGCGGCGACCGCGACGGACACCCTTATGTGACGGCTGAAGTTACAAAGACCACGTTGATGGAGCACCGCCGGGAGGCTCTGCAACTGATTAAGAAACAATTGCTCGATTTGGCGGCTCACTTCAGCTTTTCGGAAGCGAAAAACTACGTGCCGCCTATTCTTGAAATGACCATCGAAGAGCTGGAACAATATTTCGGCGATGCAGGCAAGAAAGCGATTGCCCGGAACCCCCGCGAACCGTGGCGTCAGTTTATCAACCTGATGTTGCTGAAACTTGAACATACCATCAACGGCGACGGACATGCCGACTGGATGTATTACCGCACCGCTGCCGACCTGCAAAAGGATTTACGCCTGATGCGCATCACGCTGACTGAAATAGGCGGCGCGCATGTGGTGGAAGAGTGGCTCTTCCCGCTCGAACGCCAGGTGCAATGTTTCGGATTCCATCTTGCTAAATTAGACATTCGCCAGAATAGCGACTTTCACAATAAGGCATTGGAACAAATGCTGAAAAAAGCGGCCTTCCCTGACGCTAATTTTACCGAATGGGATGAAGAGAAGAAAGTCGCTTTTATCTCGGAGGAGCTGAAAAGCAACCGCCCGTTTGTGGTAAAGGGCGAACCGCTCGAAAATGAAGCCGAACAGGTGCTTGCATGCTTCCGCGTGCTCAAAGATCATATTGATCTCTACGGACATGAAGGAATCGGCTCGCTGATCGTGAGTATGACGCGCGGTCTCAGCGACCTGCTCATCGTATATCTCTTCATGCGTGAGGTGGGTATGCTCAATGTGCCATTGCAGGTGGTACCGTTATTTGAAACCATCGAGGATCTGAAAGAGTCTGAGCGAATTCTCGACGCTTTCCTCTCCCACCCGATGACACTGAAATACAAAAAGCAAATGGCACCAATGCAGGAGGTTATGCTCGGCTACAGTGACAGTAATAAAGACGGAGGAATCCTCGCCAGCCGCTGGAATATTTTCGAGGCGGAGAAGAACCTGACCCACATGGCCGAGAAACACGGCATTCAGTTGCGCTTCTTCCACGGTATCGGAGGAACGATCAGCCGCGGGGGAGGTAAATACCACCGCTTCCTGGAGAGTATGCCACCGGAAAGCGTGAGCGGCGAGCTCAAACTGACCGTTCAGGGAGAAGCCATCGCGCAACAATTCGCCAACCTGCTGAATGCCACCTTCAATCTGGAGATGCTGCTTTCGGGAACAGCATTGCAAGCGGGAGAAAAACGCTTTAAAAACGCCGAACCGGAGTTTCCGCTCAAAGCGTTCGAGCAATTGGCTGAGATTTCACTCACGCATTACCAGAAGCTGATTAATCATCCGCATTTCCTCAAGTTCTTTAGCGAAGCAACCCCGATTGACGTACTGGAACAGAGTAAAATCGGTTCGCGTCCGGCTCGTCGTACCGGAAAACGCAGTCTGGCCGACCTGCGCGCTATTCCATGGGTATTCAGCTGGAACCAATCGCGTTTCAAACTGACCGCATGGTATGGGGTGGGCACTGGATTGAAGTTGTTGCAGGAGCAGCACCCCGAGCTCTTCAACCAGTTGAAGGAGTTTGCACAGAAATGGGCGTTCCTGCACTATACCCTTATCCAGGTGGAGACAAACCTGCTCAATTCCGATCCCGAAATCATGCAGGAGTACGCTACCCTGGTCACTGACGAAGAGGTTCGCAACGAACTGATGGAGATGATTCTTTCCGAATACAAGGAAAGTACCCGTCAGGTGGGCGATTTGCTCGGTGGGAATACCGAATCACGCCGTACCAGCCTGCTTGAAAACGCCAATCGTCGCAAAAAGGCGCTCGACACCCTGCATCAACTACAAATCAGCAAACTCAAAGAGTGGCGTGCCATAAAAGGCACTTCTCCCGAGAAGTCGGAATACCTGCTTACCCTGCTTTTGGTGATTACCACCGCTATTTCTGGTGGATTAAAAAGCACTGGGTGA
- a CDS encoding HEPN domain-containing protein, producing the protein MNEEYSPEEYAQYRISKAKETLAEVDVLIENEFWNTSINRMYYACFYAVGALLVRNGIETTSHSGTRQKFGQLFVKTGMIEKSLAKHYADLFEKRHKSDYNDFFDYDEEVVLRLLPLSRKFIEAVEGLLNQ; encoded by the coding sequence ATGAATGAAGAATATAGCCCGGAGGAATATGCTCAATATCGGATCAGTAAAGCTAAAGAAACATTGGCGGAAGTTGATGTATTGATTGAAAACGAGTTTTGGAATACATCAATCAACCGAATGTATTATGCCTGTTTTTATGCAGTAGGCGCTTTATTGGTTAGAAACGGAATCGAAACAACAAGTCATTCAGGTACACGTCAGAAATTTGGTCAATTGTTTGTAAAAACCGGAATGATTGAAAAATCATTGGCTAAGCATTACGCTGATCTGTTTGAAAAAAGGCATAAAAGTGATTACAATGATTTCTTTGACTATGATGAAGAAGTCGTATTAAGATTACTGCCATTATCCCGAAAGTTTATTGAGGCGGTAGAAGGATTACTCAACCAATAA